A single Sporosarcina sp. FSL W8-0480 DNA region contains:
- a CDS encoding GNAT family protein, with protein sequence MIVLSYKPLIEGENVRLRPFKTEDFPFIEECLKDPEVLKLTGSTTDFDWDFIRNWYETRNDQTDRLDLAIVDPAQDVLVGEAVINLYYEENHSMNFRILIGPRGRNRGLGTEATHLIVDYIFGNTTLHELTLSVFDFNPRARHVYEKVGFVPVSVDKNDLEYEGEWIDSINMKLTRENWQGLNNIRHLKR encoded by the coding sequence ATGATAGTACTAAGTTATAAACCGTTAATAGAGGGAGAAAATGTTCGCCTAAGACCATTTAAGACTGAGGACTTCCCTTTCATAGAGGAGTGCTTGAAGGATCCGGAAGTACTTAAACTGACAGGAAGCACAACAGATTTTGACTGGGATTTCATTCGCAATTGGTACGAAACAAGGAATGATCAAACGGATCGCTTGGATCTTGCGATTGTTGATCCTGCCCAAGACGTCTTAGTGGGAGAAGCGGTAATCAATTTATATTATGAAGAAAATCATAGCATGAATTTCAGAATCCTGATTGGGCCGAGGGGAAGAAATCGGGGACTTGGGACGGAGGCTACTCACCTTATTGTTGATTACATATTTGGAAATACGACGCTTCACGAACTGACCTTAAGTGTGTTTGACTTTAATCCAAGGGCGAGGCATGTTTATGAAAAGGTTGGTTTTGTGCCTGTAAGCGTTGATAAAAATGATCTGGAGTACGAAGGGGAATGGATCGACTCGATTAATATGAAATTGACAAGGGAAAATTGGCAGGGACTCAACAATATTCGCCATCTGAAAAGGTGA
- a CDS encoding GNAT family N-acetyltransferase, whose product MGFEIRAIQPTDFNDLVELMSELGYPTTLEELTKRLELLLSHEDYEALVVVKNNRVIGFAGVCKALAFEFTGTYIRIIAFVVSFRERRQGIGTMLLKACEDWAIQQGAVAITLNSGNREERQPAHTFYTNNGYVGKSTGFTKGII is encoded by the coding sequence ATGGGCTTTGAAATAAGAGCAATACAACCAACAGATTTCAATGATTTAGTCGAATTGATGAGTGAATTAGGTTACCCCACCACACTTGAAGAATTAACGAAACGATTAGAGTTACTACTAAGTCATGAAGATTACGAAGCATTAGTGGTTGTTAAGAACAATCGAGTTATAGGTTTTGCAGGGGTGTGCAAGGCACTTGCTTTCGAATTTACAGGTACATATATACGTATTATTGCATTTGTTGTAAGTTTTAGAGAACGCAGGCAAGGAATTGGAACAATGCTATTAAAGGCTTGTGAAGATTGGGCAATTCAACAAGGAGCAGTAGCTATAACTTTAAATAGTGGTAATAGAGAAGAACGGCAACCGGCACATACTTTCTATACCAATAATGGCTATGTAGGTAAAAGCACGGGATTTACAAAAGGTATAATTTGA
- a CDS encoding NIPSNAP family protein translates to MFYRRKFYTVKKEFVENFNEHFNKTNLPNQLKYGSRLIGRWMKENEDDTVEVFAIWEYDSYEDYLKIETRIRNDYAHVERVKDCYAKNGGRDYVLKKYILEVKNEILTSTVEENV, encoded by the coding sequence ATGTTTTATAGAAGAAAGTTTTATACGGTGAAAAAAGAGTTTGTTGAGAACTTTAATGAACATTTTAATAAAACCAACTTGCCTAACCAGCTTAAATACGGTTCTCGATTAATCGGTCGTTGGATGAAAGAGAATGAAGACGATACTGTCGAGGTTTTTGCTATTTGGGAATATGACAGCTATGAGGACTATTTGAAAATCGAAACCCGAATAAGAAATGATTACGCTCATGTGGAGCGTGTTAAAGACTGTTATGCAAAGAATGGTGGTCGAGACTACGTATTAAAGAAATACATATTAGAGGTTAAAAATGAAATATTAACATCAACTGTAGAAGAGAACGTATAA
- the pstB gene encoding phosphate ABC transporter ATP-binding protein PstB translates to MTLVHERRKEKTLSVVKNENWVKPIYETNGLNLWYGTSHALKNIELDINEREVTAIIGPSGCGKSTFLKTLNRMVETATDVTISGNVTFKGNNILGKAMPVEILRSKVGMVFQKPNPFPKSIYENIAFGPRVHGIRNKATLDMIVEESLKKAALWDEVKDRLHKSAYGLSGGQQQRLCIARCLAIDPEVILMDEPTSALDPVSTHKIEELIHGIKNDVTIAIVTHNMQQAARISDRTAFFLNGEVIEEDRTTTIFNTPSDKLTDDYINGRFG, encoded by the coding sequence ATGACTTTAGTGCATGAACGAAGAAAAGAAAAGACGTTATCAGTCGTCAAGAACGAAAATTGGGTAAAGCCGATCTATGAAACGAATGGTTTAAATCTATGGTACGGCACATCACATGCCTTGAAAAATATTGAGTTGGACATTAACGAACGCGAAGTGACTGCGATTATCGGCCCGTCCGGTTGTGGGAAATCGACATTTCTAAAAACGTTGAATCGAATGGTCGAAACTGCAACGGATGTCACCATTTCAGGCAATGTCACTTTCAAAGGGAATAATATCTTGGGGAAAGCAATGCCTGTAGAAATTTTACGTTCCAAAGTCGGCATGGTATTTCAGAAGCCGAATCCATTTCCAAAATCGATTTATGAAAATATCGCGTTTGGTCCGCGGGTACATGGCATTCGTAACAAAGCTACGCTCGATATGATAGTAGAAGAAAGCTTGAAGAAAGCTGCTCTATGGGATGAAGTGAAAGACCGTCTCCATAAAAGCGCGTACGGCCTTTCTGGTGGACAACAACAACGGTTATGTATTGCCCGTTGCCTCGCGATCGATCCAGAAGTGATCTTGATGGACGAACCGACTTCTGCGCTTGACCCGGTTTCTACTCATAAAATCGAAGAATTGATTCATGGCATTAAAAATGATGTGACAATCGCTATCGTTACACATAATATGCAGCAAGCCGCTCGTATTTCCGATCGCACTGCATTTTTCCTTAACGGTGAAGTGATTGAAGAAGATCGGACAACAACAATCTTCAATACCCCTTCAGATAAGTTGACGGACGACTATATTAATGGTCGATTCGGATGA
- a CDS encoding YwbE family protein has protein sequence MDGRNRSDVKPGLKVAVILKKNQRTGVKTEGVVKDLLTNSSFHPHGIKVRLTDGQIGRVSDILE, from the coding sequence ATGGACGGACGTAATCGAAGCGATGTAAAACCTGGATTAAAAGTTGCTGTCATTCTTAAAAAAAATCAGCGTACAGGAGTTAAAACGGAAGGAGTCGTAAAGGATTTATTGACCAATTCAAGCTTCCATCCGCATGGTATAAAAGTTCGACTAACAGACGGGCAAATCGGAAGGGTCAGCGATATTTTAGAGTGA
- a CDS encoding substrate-binding domain-containing protein encodes MKTFWGILSVLFIWALIFPIAGLAAFFLYVSNQGYFVPLVIAAYLSFGAILVMVRFELFKYKKYFWIGTAALIAISLVFTIPSVYEKTRPTITDGQVNLTDYQPFEKGTKAVWMEKPASLKIEDDLPIIDGATALYPIYAAFAQSVYPEKEYQPYDSEVMSNRTGAAYTNLINGDVDIIFALGPSTTQLNQAESAGKELKLTPIGKEAFVFFVNSKNPVKSLTEDEIKGIYSGKITNWKDVGGKDDEIRAFQRPENSGSQTALQSFMGLTPIMKPPTEDVMSLMGTIIGEVSDYKNHKNAIGYTFRYYSTQMVKNNKIRLLSVNGVEPTVETIRSGEYPITSEFYAVTAGSDNPHVEAFIEWILSDEGQEIVEKTGYVPVGK; translated from the coding sequence TTGAAAACGTTTTGGGGGATATTGTCGGTTTTATTCATATGGGCTTTAATTTTTCCAATTGCCGGGCTTGCTGCGTTTTTTCTATATGTTTCAAATCAGGGATATTTTGTACCTCTTGTCATCGCGGCGTACCTATCATTTGGAGCAATACTTGTCATGGTACGTTTTGAACTGTTCAAGTATAAAAAGTATTTCTGGATTGGCACGGCTGCTCTTATCGCCATCTCGCTTGTTTTCACAATTCCAAGTGTCTATGAGAAAACACGGCCGACAATTACGGATGGTCAGGTTAATCTCACTGATTATCAGCCATTTGAAAAGGGAACAAAGGCTGTTTGGATGGAGAAGCCGGCATCATTGAAAATTGAAGATGATTTACCAATAATCGACGGTGCAACAGCACTATATCCGATTTACGCCGCATTCGCACAATCTGTTTATCCGGAAAAGGAATACCAGCCTTATGACAGCGAAGTAATGTCCAATCGGACTGGTGCTGCTTATACGAACTTGATAAACGGGGATGTGGATATCATTTTCGCATTGGGACCATCTACAACACAACTGAATCAGGCGGAAAGTGCAGGTAAGGAATTGAAGCTGACACCGATTGGGAAAGAGGCATTTGTTTTCTTCGTAAATTCCAAAAATCCTGTGAAGAGTTTGACGGAGGATGAAATCAAAGGGATCTATTCCGGGAAGATCACAAATTGGAAAGACGTCGGTGGAAAAGACGATGAAATCCGCGCATTCCAACGTCCTGAAAATAGCGGAAGTCAAACCGCCTTGCAAAGCTTCATGGGGCTGACTCCAATTATGAAGCCCCCGACTGAGGATGTCATGTCGCTTATGGGAACTATAATCGGTGAAGTGTCCGACTATAAAAATCATAAGAACGCGATCGGGTATACGTTCAGGTACTACTCGACACAAATGGTGAAAAATAATAAGATCCGCCTGCTGAGCGTGAATGGTGTCGAACCGACAGTGGAAACAATCCGTTCAGGTGAATATCCGATTACAAGTGAATTCTATGCAGTAACAGCGGGCAGCGATAATCCGCATGTTGAAGCGTTCATTGAGTGGATATTGTCGGATGAAGGGCAAGAAATAGTGGAGAAGACGGGATATGTACCTGTCGGAAAGTGA
- a CDS encoding amidohydrolase, translating to MKIIWSNGKLYTMENEGETVEAILTQNGKIIAVGNYDELVNEADMGISLKGAVLYPGFIDNHMHMIGHGQKLLSLDLSKAKSADDMMDMLMNAHPDLKEDEWFIGEGWNENNFSDKKIFTRYELDKVTTSPMLLKRTCRHAALVNSKALELAGITKDTPDPDDGVIGRDENGEPNGLLKEGPMDRLLQLIPEPTEEMLTKALEKSVDDLLSLGLTGAVTDDLGYYGDYRNPLQAFRNVLGEEKKFRAHLLRRSTVFTQLMEDEATYDEPWIEPGEMKFFIDGALGGSTALLSEPYADNPSTSGTAVVTDEEIDELVATARKYGQAVAMHMIGDGAVEKGLDAIERHPVPEGKRDRLIHVNVLRDDLVERMKKLPVVLDIQPVFVSSDFPWVMDRLGEERLDWAYAWKRLLDEGFICGAGSDAPIEEVNPLLGIYAAVTRRKPNETHEGYLPKEKLSRFEAVGLFTTGAAATIGKADSRGKLSVGFDADFTVLDKDLFEVDEEEILDATVVLTVVAGDLMYPR from the coding sequence ATGAAAATTATTTGGAGTAATGGGAAGCTATATACGATGGAAAATGAAGGAGAAACAGTAGAAGCGATTCTAACCCAAAACGGTAAAATCATTGCAGTTGGCAATTATGATGAATTGGTGAATGAAGCGGATATGGGGATTAGCCTAAAAGGGGCTGTCCTTTATCCAGGGTTCATCGACAACCATATGCATATGATTGGGCATGGGCAGAAATTGCTCAGTTTGGATCTGTCCAAGGCGAAGTCTGCTGATGACATGATGGACATGCTCATGAATGCCCATCCTGATTTGAAAGAGGATGAGTGGTTCATTGGCGAAGGATGGAATGAAAACAATTTTTCCGATAAAAAAATCTTTACGCGCTACGAACTGGATAAGGTGACAACTTCACCGATGTTGCTGAAACGGACATGCAGGCATGCAGCGCTTGTTAACTCAAAGGCTTTGGAGCTTGCCGGTATTACGAAAGATACACCTGATCCGGATGATGGGGTGATCGGGCGGGATGAAAATGGAGAGCCGAACGGTTTGCTGAAGGAAGGCCCGATGGATCGACTGTTGCAGCTAATACCGGAACCGACAGAGGAAATGCTCACGAAGGCGCTTGAGAAATCGGTGGATGATCTGCTGTCGCTTGGACTGACGGGTGCTGTTACGGATGACCTTGGTTATTATGGCGATTATAGAAATCCGCTACAGGCATTTAGAAATGTACTTGGTGAAGAGAAGAAATTCCGTGCTCATTTATTGCGCAGGTCGACCGTATTTACGCAATTGATGGAAGATGAAGCGACTTATGATGAACCTTGGATTGAGCCGGGGGAAATGAAGTTCTTCATCGATGGTGCGCTTGGTGGAAGCACTGCACTGTTAAGCGAACCTTACGCGGATAATCCATCCACTTCAGGTACAGCTGTAGTAACAGATGAGGAAATTGATGAACTTGTGGCGACTGCCCGTAAATATGGACAAGCTGTTGCGATGCATATGATCGGGGACGGGGCTGTTGAGAAAGGATTGGACGCAATCGAACGTCATCCAGTGCCTGAAGGGAAGCGCGATCGACTTATCCATGTGAATGTGTTGCGTGATGATTTGGTGGAGCGAATGAAAAAACTTCCAGTCGTGCTCGACATTCAGCCAGTTTTTGTATCATCCGATTTTCCGTGGGTGATGGACCGCTTAGGAGAAGAACGTTTGGACTGGGCATACGCGTGGAAACGTCTTCTTGATGAAGGCTTCATTTGTGGGGCTGGGTCAGATGCGCCAATTGAGGAGGTCAATCCGTTATTAGGTATATATGCGGCAGTGACGAGGAGGAAACCTAACGAGACGCATGAAGGGTATTTGCCGAAAGAGAAGCTGAGTCGATTTGAAGCGGTCGGTTTATTCACAACGGGTGCTGCCGCAACAATCGGAAAGGCGGATTCCCGAGGGAAGCTCTCAGTCGGTTTCGATGCGGACTTTACGGTTCTTGATAAGGATTTGTTTGAGGTGGATGAAGAGGAAATCCTTGATGCGACTGTTGTTTTGACGGTTGTAGCGGGAGATTTGATGTATCCAAGATGA
- a CDS encoding YtoQ family protein codes for MRLTVYLAGEIHTSWREEVKQKAAALKLPIDFVGPMEDHDRSDNIGEEILGKQPNAIFKDAAASSFNNLRTEILMKKADLVIALFGEQYKQWNTAMDASAAVAYGKPLILIRNEQHHHPLKELSRKAHATVENVDQAVKALKYIFD; via the coding sequence ATGAGATTGACTGTATATCTTGCTGGTGAAATCCATACTTCGTGGCGTGAAGAGGTGAAGCAGAAGGCAGCAGCTTTGAAGTTGCCAATCGATTTCGTCGGACCGATGGAAGACCACGACCGTTCCGACAATATCGGGGAAGAGATTTTAGGCAAGCAACCGAATGCCATCTTCAAAGATGCCGCCGCTTCAAGCTTCAATAACTTGCGTACTGAGATTTTAATGAAGAAGGCGGATCTTGTCATCGCGCTTTTCGGGGAACAATATAAGCAATGGAACACGGCAATGGATGCGAGTGCCGCAGTGGCCTATGGGAAGCCGCTCATCCTGATCCGTAACGAGCAGCATCATCACCCACTGAAAGAACTATCACGCAAAGCACATGCCACCGTTGAAAACGTCGACCAAGCGGTGAAGGCTTTAAAGTATATTTTCGATTGA
- a CDS encoding nitronate monooxygenase: MNFTVTLGIKYPIIQAPMGGVTTPRFVAAAAEVGILGSIGAGYLSGEATRVFIEEVRKLTDKPIAVNLFVPNDVEMDQELMRQAYLGLQSVGKKLGMPFWRAPLSEPSFHEQIEVIIEKRVEICSFTFGLPDEEVIRKLKKQDIYLIGTATTVEEAVMAEKVGMDAVVVQGKEAGGHRGSFLCEKLVPLDELLRTAVEVVSIPVIAAGGIANKKQMDTQLLRGAAAVQIGTAFLATEESGAHPLYKQAVLDATENNTVLTKSFSGKSARGIRNQFIDMMNGVPIAPYPYQNDLTKKIRTEAAAKGRPEFMSLWAGESVHETVSGTVMEIVEKFIN, translated from the coding sequence ATGAATTTTACTGTCACATTGGGAATTAAATATCCAATCATCCAAGCCCCGATGGGAGGTGTGACGACTCCGCGATTCGTGGCGGCTGCTGCGGAGGTGGGAATCCTTGGTTCCATCGGGGCAGGTTATCTTTCCGGAGAGGCGACAAGGGTATTCATCGAGGAAGTGAGAAAGCTAACGGATAAACCAATTGCCGTCAATCTATTCGTGCCTAACGATGTGGAAATGGATCAAGAACTTATGCGCCAGGCATATCTTGGCTTGCAATCGGTCGGCAAGAAGCTTGGCATGCCTTTTTGGAGAGCACCTTTGTCGGAACCTTCTTTTCACGAGCAAATCGAAGTCATTATTGAGAAACGCGTTGAAATTTGTTCATTTACATTTGGATTGCCTGACGAGGAAGTAATTCGTAAACTCAAAAAGCAAGATATCTATTTAATAGGCACAGCAACGACGGTGGAGGAAGCAGTGATGGCTGAAAAAGTAGGCATGGATGCGGTTGTGGTTCAAGGTAAGGAAGCAGGAGGTCATCGAGGGTCATTCCTTTGTGAAAAGCTTGTTCCGCTTGATGAATTATTACGTACAGCAGTAGAAGTTGTAAGCATTCCAGTGATTGCAGCTGGCGGGATAGCGAACAAAAAGCAAATGGATACTCAACTTCTTCGCGGTGCAGCAGCCGTCCAAATCGGCACAGCATTTCTTGCGACAGAAGAAAGTGGAGCACATCCCCTTTACAAACAAGCAGTCTTAGATGCAACTGAAAACAATACTGTCCTGACAAAGTCTTTTTCAGGAAAATCAGCAAGAGGTATCAGAAATCAGTTTATCGATATGATGAATGGTGTACCAATTGCTCCGTATCCATATCAAAATGATTTGACGAAAAAAATCCGAACTGAAGCGGCGGCTAAAGGTCGTCCTGAATTCATGTCTTTATGGGCGGGGGAAAGTGTGCATGAAACAGTTAGTGGAACGGTCATGGAAATTGTAGAGAAATTCATTAACTAA